A single genomic interval of Camelina sativa cultivar DH55 chromosome 11, Cs, whole genome shotgun sequence harbors:
- the LOC104728733 gene encoding putative two-component response regulator-like APRR4 yields MAVTLDPGGVPSSDDGGGRPNRDHPNNISDMFPSNFPEGLRVLVFDEDPAYLLILERHLQEFQYQVTTCTEEGEAISLLRNNKNRFDIAMIQANNSNGDRIRYISEIGSETDLAIIMISKDDSIQSVVKWISTGAIDYLIKPIRPEDLRIIFKHVVKKMLGRRSLVTVEAEEKAAGEKSSSVGDSTIRNPNKRTSSSSPNAEVNEEDHNDDDRVCASSSKKKRRVVWDGELHKKFLDAVNCLGPIKAVPKKILEIMNVENISRENVASHLQVTFLIDD; encoded by the exons ATGGCTGTGACTTTGGACCCCGGTGGAGTTCCATCTAGTGACGATGGTGGTGGCCGTCCAAATAGAGATCATCCAAACAATATCTCCGACATGTTTCCAAGCAACTTCCCTGAGGGTTTGCGAGTGTTAGTATTCGATGAAGATCCTGCGTATCTTCTCATATTGGAGAGGCATCTCCAAGAGTTTCAATACCAAG TGACTACATGCACTGAAGAGGGTGAAGCTATATCTCTACTCCGCAACAATAAGAATAGGTTCGACATTGCTATGATACAAGCTAATAATTCAAATGGTGATAGGATCCGTTATATCTCGGAAATCGGATCAGAAACTGATCTTGCAATAATCA TGATATCTAAAGACGACTCGATACAATCGGTGGTCAAGTGGATAAGTACCGGTGCTATTGACTATCTCATCAAACCGATAAGACCCGAGGATTTGCGGATAATTTTTAAACATGTGGTAAAGAAGATGCTAGGAAGGAGGAGTCTTGTGACCGTAGAGGCAGAAGAGAAAGCAGCAGGTGAGAAGTCATCCTCGGTGGGAGATTCCACCATAAGAAACCCTAACAAGAGAACAAGTAGTAGTTCCCCTAATGCAGAAGTCAACGAGGAGGATCATAATGATGATGATCGTGTTTGTGCTTCTAGCTCCAAGAAAAAACGACGGGTCGTGTGGGACGGTGAGCTTCACAAAAAGTTTCTAGACGCCGTGAATTGTCTTGGACCCATTA AAGCTGTTCCCAAGAAAATTTTAGAGATCATGAATGTTGAAAACATCAGTCGAGAAAACGTAGCCAGCCATCTCCAGGTAACGTTTCTTATT gatgatTAA
- the LOC104725420 gene encoding uncharacterized protein LOC104725420 has product MYVGADASQYFREKNFQLPTHHVNNSPQPSYVPQHTTNPNNLIPSLEHHYDEAFVAVSGGGLVMDHQYDHHHHHHHQTSDFTLEETIGYNNFQEEEPTVASLMWTPNPEQIKLYPCQLELTSLEMRNDHEAGTSSSMLHLPRLISSPHAYSLEQHESGGFSYNSDITGSINYNKSA; this is encoded by the exons ATGTATGTTGGAGCAGATGCATCACAATACTTCAGAGAAAAAAATTTCCAATTGCCAACACATCATGTCAACAATAGTCCTCAACCTTCTTATGTGCCACAACACACCACGAACCCTAACAATCTCATACCATCTCTTGAACATCATTATGATGAGGCCTTTGTTGCGGTTTCTGGTGGAGGCCTAGTGATGGATCATCAATAtgaccatcaccatcaccatcaccatcagaCCTCGGACTTCACCCTAGAAGAAACTATTGGGTATAACAACTTTCAAGAGGAAGAGCCAACGGTTGCAAGCTTAATGTGGACGCCCAACCCAGAACAGATAAAGTTGTACCCTTGTCAGCTGGAGTTAACTTCTCTGGAAATGAGGAACGATCATGAAGCTGGGACATCATCATCCATGTTACATTTGCCTCGATTAATTTCTTCTCCTCACGCATATAGTTTAGAGCAG CATGAAAGTGGAGGATTCAGCTACAACAGTGATATTACCGGGTCCATAAACTATAACAAGTCAGCCTAA
- the LOC104725422 gene encoding leucine-rich repeat extensin-like protein 6: METNQLHTLSTLVVVVVMLLVSVTPTVTSKDEVVSCTMCSSCDNPCSPVQSTPPPPSPPPPSTPTTAACPPPPSPPSPSSGGSSGGGSSYYYPPPSSGGKYPPPYGDGGQGYYYPPPYSGNYPTPPPPNPIVPYFPFYYHTPPPGSGSDRFTSSCSIIFALFAVFLCLV; encoded by the coding sequence ATGGAAACAAACCAGTTACACACTTTGTCTacacttgttgttgttgttgttatgctGCTAGTGTCAGTAACACCGACAGTGACATCTAAAGACGAGGTTGTTTCTTGTACAATGTGCTCTTCATGCGACAATCCTTGTAGTCCAGTCCAATCAACTCCTCCTCCgccttctcctccaccaccgtcaACTCCCACAACCGCCGCATGTCCTCCGCCTCCTTCTCCTCCTAGTCCTAGCTCCGGCGGCAGTAGCGGTGGCGGTAGCTCGTACTATTACCCTCCTCCTTCTTCTGGCGGCAAATACCCTCCACCGTACGGTGACGGTGGTCAAGGCTATTACTATCCTCCGCCTTACTCAGGAAACTACCCTACGCCGCCTCCACCGAACCCGATCGTCCCTTACTTCCCGTTTTACTATCATACTCCACCACCAGGTTCAGGCTCAGATCGGTTTACGAGTTCTTGTTCTATTATTTTTGCTCTTTTCGCTGTCTTCCTCTGTTTAGTGTGA
- the LOC104725423 gene encoding GATA transcription factor 16-like has product MLDHSEEVLVDSETMERRAGDMIEQSNNKKTCADCGTSKTPLWRGGPSGPKSLCNACGIRNRKKRRGTEDDNNKKPKKSSSGGGNPRFGESLKQRLIDLGMTKSHRSTVEKQRRKLGEEEQAAVLLMALSYGSVYT; this is encoded by the exons ATGTTGGATCACAGTGAAGAG GTTTTGGTTGATTCGGAAACCATGGAAAGAAGAGCTGGAGATATGATCGAACAGAGCAACAACAAGAAGACTTGTGCTGATTGTGGTACAAGCAAAACCCCTCTTTGGCGTGGTGGTCCTTCTGGTCCCAAG TCGTTGTGTAACGCGTGTGGGATCAGAAacaggaagaagaggagaggaacAGAGGATGACAATAACAAGAAACCGAAGAAATCGAGTTCCGGCGGCGGAAACCCTAGGTTTGGTGAATCACTAAAACAGAGGTTGATTGATTTGGGGATGACGAAGAGTCATCGATCAACGGTGGAGAAGCAACGACGGAAGCTTGGTGAGGAAGAACAAGCCGCTGTGTTACTCATGGCTCTATCTTATGGCTCTGTGTACACTTAA
- the LOC104725421 gene encoding COBRA-like protein 9, translated as MGLLLPILFGVLLLLTITPPSLSQLPPEIMAPAPAPISPSDLCNGIFLSYEFILGRKIPPNDTSDQPYRFESLLTVLNNGREELKEWRVFVGFQHNEILISASDALIVNGTELPALVGNGTIFGGYPVSDLKTAIQTAGDLKQMTAEIELVGTQFMVAPPAIPLPTNISLVNDGWLCPEPTLQSKRELTTCCKRDASIKVNTTITTKFFPRQPGDLTIMYDVIRAYDQNYLTEVTMENHNPLGRLDHWELSFDWMRDEFIQKMQGAYPTVVDATKCIFGPQSLIYTGLDFADVLTCERRPVIIDLPPTKKDDPILGKIPFCCRNGTILPPTMDPSKSVSVFTMQVSKMPPDFNRSALFPPQNWRIKGTLNPDYACGPPVRVSPTFYPDPSGMPTNKSSFASWQIVCNITQAKTEIPKCCVSFSAFFNDSIIPCNTCACGCVSETRRTCNAESPSLLIPPDALLLPFENRTALTLAWNALKHKTVPNPMPCGDNCGVSINWHMASDYRGGWTVRITIFNWGEIDFPNWFLAVQMKKPALLGFEKAYSFNASLLSVDGGVNNTIFMEGLPGLDYLVAEADEKDPKKKNIRVSGKQQSVIQFSKKLTPGINVAERDGFPAKVIFNGEECLLPDVLPMASGGRRNGFITVLFFITFYVAVFMIRL; from the exons ATGGGACTACTCCTTCCGATTTTATTCGGAGTGTTACTCTTATTAACCATTACTCCACCGTCTCTGTCTCAGCTTCCTCCAGAAATAATGGCTCCGGCACCTGCGCCAATTTCGCCATCAGATCTTTGCAACGGGATCTTTCTCTCTTACGAATTCATACTCGGTCGAAAGATCCCTCCAAACGACACAAGCGACCAGCCTTATCGGTTCGAGTCACTCCTCACGGTTCTAAACAACGGCCGTGAAGAGCTCAAAGAATGGAGGGTGTTCGTTGGATTCCAACACAACGAAATACTTATCTCCGCCAGCGATGCGCTGATCGTCAATGGAACTGAGCTTCCTGCTTTGGTAGGAAACGGCACCATCTTCGGTGGCTATCCTGTCTCCGACCTCAAAACGGCCATTCAAACGGCCGGAGACTTAAAACAGATGACGGCTGAGATCGAGCTTGTCGGGACTCAGTTCATGGTGGCTCCTCCGGCGATTCCTTTGCCGACCAACATATCGCTTGTTAATGATGGTTGGCTCTGTCCTGAACCTACTCTTCAAA GCAAAAGAGAGCTAACGACGTGCTGCAAAAGAGACGCGAGCATTAAAGTCAACACTACAATCACCACCAAATTCTTCCCACGACAGCCAGGAGACTTGACCATAATGTACGACGTGATCAGAGCCTACGACCAGAACTACCTAACCGAAGTAACCATGGAAAACCACAACCCACTAGGCCGGCTCGACCATTGGGAGCTAAGTTTCGACTGGATGCGAGACGAGTTCATACAGAAAATGCAAGGCGCATATCCTACGGTCGTGGACGCCACGAAATGCATCTTCGGTCCTCAGTCCCTAATCTACACTGGTCTCGATTTTGCTGACGTTCTCACCTGTGAGAGACGACCGGTCATCATAGACTTGcctccaaccaaaaaagacgaCCCTATTTTAGGCAAGATCCCTTTTTGCTGCAGAAACGGTACGATCTTGCCACCTACTATGGACCCTTCAAAATCAGTCTCCGTCTTCACGATGCAAGTTTCTAAAATGCCTCCCGATTTCAACCGATCCGCGCTTTTCCCTCCGCAGAACTGGAGGATCAAAGGGACGTTAAACCCGGATTACGCGTGCGGGCCGCCCGTTCGGGTAAGCCCGACTTTTTATCCGGATCCGAGCGGTATGCCCACCAATAAATCATCTTTCGCTAGTTGGCAGATCGTATGCAACATCACGCAAGCCAAAACCGAGATACCAAAATGTTGCGTCTCCTTCTCTGCTTTCTTCAACGACTCGATCATTCCATGTAACACTTGCGCTTGTGGTTGTGTTTCCGAAACGCGACGCACCTGCAACGCCGAATCTCCGTCTCTTCTCATCCCTCCAGATGCCCTTCTCTTACCTTTCGAAAACAGAACAGCTCTAACCCTTGCTTGGAACGCACTCAAGCACAAAACCGTCCCTAACCCGATGCCGTGTGGGGACAATTGCGGCGTATCGATTAACTGGCACATGGCCTCGGATTATAGAGGTGGTTGGACAGTGAGGATCACGATTTTTAACTGGGGAGAAATCGATTTCCCCAACTGGTTCCTCGCGGTTCAGATGAAAAAACCGGCGCTTCTAGGGTTCGAGAAAGCCTACTCGTTCAACGCGAGTCTCTTAAGCGTGGACGGAGGTGTCAACAACACCATTTTCATGGAAGGTCTGCCGGGTCTAGATTATCTTGTGGCCGAGGCTGATGAAAAAgatccaaagaagaagaatattagGGTTTCGGGTAAACAGCAATCGGTTATACAGTTCAGCAAGAAACTCACCCCGGGGATTAATGTGGCGGAACGTGATGGGTTTCCGGCGAAAGTAATATTTAACGGCGAGGAATGTTTGCTTCCTGATGTGCTTCCCATGGCTAGTGGTGGCAGACGAAATGGGTTTATCacggttttgttttttataacgTTTTACGTCGCGGTGTTTATGATTCGGTTATAA